A window of the Acidimicrobiales bacterium genome harbors these coding sequences:
- a CDS encoding peptidylprolyl isomerase: MGTEKRERQKANRQKKMEELHRTEKKDDLRGRVILFATIALLLLGGLFAWSQLSGDDDNANDTAAGEAVADSGDDATTETTTDAADSVDPMDPIPADCPPADGAPQALQFQSAPEMCIDVAKTYTAEVSTSMGDFTIALDPERAPLTVNNFVFLARYHYYDGATFHRVIPGFVIQGGDPVGDPPGIGGPGYSFADELPAEGEYELGSLAMANSGADTNGSQFFVITGDQGIALPPQYSLFGKVTDGLDVALAIQDVETDAGDAPVEPVVINSVTITES, from the coding sequence GTGGGTACCGAGAAGCGTGAACGTCAGAAGGCCAACCGTCAGAAGAAGATGGAGGAGCTGCACCGCACCGAGAAGAAGGACGACCTGCGCGGTCGTGTGATCCTCTTCGCCACGATCGCACTGCTGCTGCTCGGTGGTTTGTTCGCCTGGTCGCAGCTCAGCGGCGACGACGACAACGCCAACGACACCGCCGCCGGCGAGGCGGTTGCCGACAGCGGCGACGACGCGACCACCGAAACCACCACCGATGCCGCCGACAGCGTTGATCCGATGGACCCGATCCCAGCCGACTGTCCGCCGGCCGATGGTGCCCCCCAGGCGCTGCAGTTCCAGTCGGCGCCCGAGATGTGCATCGACGTCGCCAAGACCTACACCGCCGAGGTCAGCACCTCGATGGGCGACTTCACGATTGCGCTCGACCCCGAGCGAGCACCGCTCACGGTCAATAACTTCGTGTTCCTCGCCCGCTACCACTACTACGACGGGGCCACCTTCCACCGTGTCATTCCGGGCTTCGTGATCCAGGGCGGCGACCCCGTCGGCGATCCCCCCGGGATCGGCGGACCGGGCTACTCCTTCGCCGACGAGCTGCCGGCCGAGGGCGAGTACGAGCTCGGCTCCCTGGCCATGGCGAACTCCGGGGCCGACACCAACGGCAGCCAGTTCTTCGTCATCACCGGCGATCAGGGCATCGCACTGCCGCCGCAGTACTCCCTGTTCGGGAAGGTGACCGACGGGCTCGACGTCGCCCTCGCCATCCAAGACGTCGAGACGGACGCCGGCGACGCACCGGTCGAGCCGGTCGTCATCAACTCGGTCACGATCACCGAGAGCTGA
- a CDS encoding aspartate kinase, translating to MALVVQKFGGTSVADPDRMRIVADHVARCRRRGDQVVLVISAMGKETDELLHLASQVSKNPTGREMDMLITAGERKACALMCMAIAEEGYEAHSFTGSQAGFITDTNHRNAKILEIHPDRVREALDAGVVPVVAGSQGVSTEKDVTFLGRGGSDTTAVALAHVLEADLCELYTDVSGVFSADPRVVTRAQKMATITFDELLEMTATGCPKPAMRSVEVAHNYQVPLHIRSAFTWEPGTLVIEEEPGMEQPIIRAVTHDLSESKVTVTDVPDQPGISARLFRAMADANVNVDMIVQNVSDQGRTDISFTVPTEDHARVVALLEGGVIADIGAETVTTDQSIGRVSVIGAGMKSNPGVAATMFEVLADNGINIEMISTSAIRVSCVISADRAEDAVVLLHAAFGLDAA from the coding sequence GTGGCACTCGTCGTTCAGAAATTCGGTGGAACGTCGGTCGCCGATCCCGACCGCATGCGGATCGTCGCCGACCATGTTGCTCGTTGCCGCCGCCGCGGCGACCAGGTGGTGCTGGTCATCTCCGCCATGGGCAAGGAAACCGACGAACTGCTCCACCTCGCCTCGCAGGTCTCGAAGAACCCCACCGGCCGAGAGATGGACATGCTCATCACCGCCGGTGAGCGAAAGGCGTGCGCGTTGATGTGCATGGCCATCGCCGAGGAAGGCTATGAGGCCCACTCGTTCACCGGGAGCCAGGCCGGATTCATCACCGACACCAACCATCGCAATGCCAAGATCCTCGAGATCCACCCCGATCGGGTGCGCGAAGCGCTCGACGCCGGCGTCGTGCCGGTGGTCGCCGGATCGCAGGGAGTGTCGACCGAGAAAGATGTCACCTTCCTCGGACGCGGCGGTTCCGACACCACGGCCGTCGCGTTGGCGCATGTCCTCGAGGCCGACCTCTGCGAGCTCTACACCGATGTGTCGGGTGTCTTCAGCGCCGACCCTCGTGTGGTCACCCGAGCCCAGAAGATGGCCACCATCACCTTCGACGAACTGCTCGAGATGACGGCCACCGGATGCCCCAAGCCGGCCATGCGGTCCGTCGAAGTCGCCCATAACTATCAGGTCCCACTCCACATCCGCTCGGCCTTCACCTGGGAGCCGGGCACCCTCGTCATCGAAGAGGAACCCGGCATGGAACAGCCCATCATCAGAGCCGTCACCCACGATCTCTCCGAATCGAAGGTCACGGTCACCGACGTCCCCGATCAGCCCGGCATCTCGGCCCGACTGTTCCGAGCGATGGCCGACGCCAACGTGAACGTCGACATGATCGTCCAGAACGTGTCCGACCAGGGCCGCACCGACATCTCCTTCACGGTTCCCACCGAGGACCACGCCCGGGTCGTCGCCCTGCTCGAGGGTGGGGTGATCGCCGACATCGGGGCCGAGACCGTCACCACCGACCAGTCGATCGGACGGGTGTCGGTGATCGGCGCCGGCATGAAGTCGAACCCCGGCGTCGCCGCCACGATGTTCGAGGTGTTGGCCGACAACGGCATCAACATCGAGATGATCTCGACCTCGGCCATCCGTGTCAGCTGTGTGATCAGCGCCGACCGGGCCGAGGACGCCGTCGTGCTGCTCCACGCCGCGTTCGGCCTCGACGCCGCCTGA
- a CDS encoding aspartate-semialdehyde dehydrogenase, with translation MRVGIVGATGQVGSVMLSILEERNFPVDELRLFASARSAGRTIDWKGSPVTIEDAAVADYAGLDVVLFSAGGGTSLALAPKVAAAGAVVVDNSSAWRMDPEVPLVVVGVNDADTLNRPKGIVANPNCTTMAAMPVLRPLHDEAQLESLVVATYQATSGAGLAGVEELAGQIAKAGDARQLTHDGESVDVGAPSAFVEPIAYNVVPFAGSMVDDGSFETNEEQKLRDESRKILHIPGLTVSGTCVRVPVFTGHSLSINARFANPLSVERALELLAEAPGVVVDNVPTPLKAAGSDPSIVGRVRRDETVPNGLALFVTGDNLRKGAALNTVEIAELIANEA, from the coding sequence ATGCGCGTAGGAATCGTCGGAGCCACCGGTCAGGTCGGGAGCGTCATGCTCTCCATTCTCGAGGAGCGGAACTTCCCCGTCGACGAGCTTCGGCTCTTCGCCTCGGCTCGTTCCGCCGGGCGGACCATCGACTGGAAGGGCTCGCCGGTCACGATCGAAGACGCCGCCGTCGCCGACTACGCAGGGCTCGACGTCGTGCTGTTCTCCGCTGGCGGCGGCACATCGCTCGCCCTTGCTCCCAAGGTCGCAGCAGCGGGTGCCGTCGTGGTCGACAATTCCTCGGCGTGGCGCATGGACCCCGAGGTACCGCTGGTCGTGGTCGGCGTGAACGACGCCGACACGCTGAACCGCCCGAAGGGCATCGTCGCCAATCCCAACTGCACCACCATGGCCGCCATGCCGGTGCTGCGACCGCTGCACGACGAGGCCCAGCTCGAATCGCTGGTCGTCGCCACCTACCAGGCAACTTCGGGGGCCGGTCTGGCCGGCGTCGAAGAACTTGCGGGCCAGATCGCCAAGGCCGGCGACGCCCGCCAGCTGACGCACGACGGTGAGTCGGTCGATGTCGGCGCCCCCTCTGCCTTCGTCGAGCCGATCGCCTACAACGTGGTGCCGTTCGCGGGCTCGATGGTCGACGACGGCTCGTTCGAGACCAACGAGGAGCAGAAGCTTCGCGACGAGTCACGCAAGATCCTGCACATTCCCGGGCTCACGGTCTCGGGCACCTGTGTGCGGGTCCCGGTGTTCACCGGGCACTCGCTGTCGATCAACGCTCGGTTCGCCAACCCGCTCTCGGTCGAGCGGGCACTCGAGCTGCTCGCCGAGGCGCCCGGCGTCGTGGTCGACAACGTGCCGACGCCGCTGAAGGCTGCCGGTAGCGATCCTTCGATCGTCGGTCGTGTTCGTCGCGACGAAACCGTGCCGAACGGCCTCGCCCTGTTCGTCACGGGCGACAACCTCCGGAAGGGCGCCGCCCTCAACACGGTGGAGATCGCCGAGTTGATCGCCAACGAAGCCTGA
- a CDS encoding 2-oxoglutarate and iron-dependent oxygenase domain-containing protein has translation MTSVSPSAAATTDPFTTIPEIDLAHWRSAADDGERRAFAEQVCRICHEVGFFQLVGHGIEPDFLDEHARQRARFFALPEADRLSIDKRNSPHFRGFEPVGSELTGGRPDLREQLDLSTEHPVRGLDLEPPYLRLDGPNQWIDEGLLPGFRAHMSEFFAAMQQLADELLELFSVGLGLAVSHLREMFGSYPHSLVKLIHYPPTPSDGAGVNPHHDAGFLTLLLQHEVSGLQVLNPADEWIDVAPTPGAFVVNIGEMLQEMTGNYFVATTHRVITGAERFSSAWFHGPDLTTRLDPLPLDPSFAAAVAASPHHAGAGFMARKNEIEAGVDGIGSGQGAGVYGQQLWNYYCRSYPDNVAAHHPDHAPA, from the coding sequence GTGACGTCTGTTTCTCCCTCGGCCGCTGCGACGACCGACCCCTTCACCACCATCCCCGAGATCGACTTGGCGCACTGGCGCTCGGCCGCCGACGACGGGGAGCGGCGAGCGTTCGCGGAACAGGTGTGTCGGATCTGTCATGAGGTCGGTTTCTTCCAGCTCGTCGGGCATGGCATCGAGCCGGACTTCCTCGACGAGCACGCTCGACAACGGGCACGGTTCTTCGCCCTGCCCGAGGCCGATCGGCTGTCGATCGACAAACGGAACTCCCCGCATTTCCGTGGGTTCGAACCGGTGGGCAGCGAGCTGACCGGTGGTCGTCCCGACCTGCGGGAACAGCTCGACCTTTCGACCGAACATCCGGTCCGCGGTCTCGATCTCGAGCCGCCCTATCTTCGACTCGACGGCCCCAACCAGTGGATCGACGAGGGGCTCCTTCCCGGCTTCCGGGCGCACATGTCGGAGTTCTTCGCTGCCATGCAGCAGCTGGCCGATGAACTGCTCGAGCTCTTCTCGGTCGGGCTCGGACTGGCGGTCTCCCATCTTCGTGAGATGTTCGGTTCGTACCCACACTCGCTGGTGAAGTTGATCCATTACCCGCCGACGCCGAGCGATGGCGCGGGCGTCAACCCCCACCACGATGCCGGGTTTCTCACGCTGCTGCTGCAGCACGAGGTCAGCGGTCTACAGGTACTCAACCCTGCCGACGAGTGGATCGATGTGGCGCCGACCCCCGGTGCGTTCGTGGTCAACATCGGGGAGATGCTGCAGGAGATGACCGGCAACTACTTCGTGGCGACCACCCATCGAGTGATCACCGGCGCCGAACGGTTTTCCTCGGCCTGGTTCCACGGTCCCGACCTGACCACACGGCTCGATCCGTTGCCGCTCGATCCGTCGTTCGCCGCTGCCGTGGCGGCGAGTCCACACCATGCTGGTGCCGGGTTCATGGCCCGCAAGAACGAGATCGAGGCTGGTGTCGACGGCATCGGGAGTGGCCAGGGCGCGGGTGTGTACGGCCAGCAGCTGTGGAACTACTACTGCCGCAGTTATCCGGACAACGTGGCCGCCCACCACCCCGACCACGCACCCGCCTGA
- a CDS encoding MazG nucleotide pyrophosphohydrolase domain-containing protein: protein MQLHEFQALMDRLYGDADRERGLPSTVAWLCEEVGELAQAVRKGTVEQQLHELGDVLAWLSSLANQLGLSLEDAAERYVTDPP, encoded by the coding sequence GTGCAGCTCCATGAGTTCCAAGCATTGATGGACCGCCTCTACGGCGACGCCGATCGTGAACGGGGTCTTCCCTCGACCGTGGCGTGGCTGTGCGAAGAGGTCGGTGAACTGGCCCAGGCCGTGCGCAAGGGCACGGTCGAACAGCAACTCCACGAACTCGGTGACGTGCTGGCGTGGCTTTCCTCGCTCGCCAACCAGCTCGGGCTCAGCCTCGAAGACGCAGCGGAGCGCTACGTCACCGATCCCCCATGA
- a CDS encoding oxygenase MpaB family protein encodes MTTASSPIEQAIGVLRTEGGAMIRRAIAGDETLDPTELANDDDLGWFGPDSAVWEVHSSSAMLIGGLRALLLQTLHPLAMAGVAEHSDYKRDPWGRLHRTGRFVGATTYGTSTAAESAVETVRKVHERVTGFAPDGRPYAANDPHLLLWVHVTEVDSFLAAYRRYGNERLPRDRRDAYVAEMAIVAERLGSEPPPRSEAELAECLRRFRAECRGSRQSRDATRFLLNPPVNLVARPAYGIITAAAIGLLPGWSRRQLLLPTVPLVDPLAVQPAAKVLMATIGWLMGDDDQRRLPSERAAP; translated from the coding sequence ATGACGACCGCGTCGAGTCCCATCGAACAGGCCATCGGGGTCCTGCGTACCGAAGGCGGCGCCATGATCCGTCGGGCCATCGCCGGCGACGAAACGCTCGACCCGACCGAACTGGCGAACGACGACGATCTCGGCTGGTTCGGGCCGGACAGCGCCGTTTGGGAGGTCCATTCGAGTTCGGCGATGCTCATCGGCGGTCTGCGTGCCCTCCTCTTGCAGACGCTACATCCCCTCGCCATGGCCGGCGTGGCCGAGCACTCCGACTACAAACGTGACCCGTGGGGGCGGCTCCACCGCACCGGCCGGTTCGTCGGCGCCACCACGTACGGCACGTCCACCGCAGCCGAGTCTGCAGTCGAGACCGTGCGGAAGGTGCACGAGCGGGTCACCGGCTTCGCCCCCGACGGGCGTCCGTATGCCGCCAACGATCCGCATCTCCTGCTCTGGGTACATGTCACCGAAGTCGATTCGTTCCTCGCCGCCTACCGGCGGTACGGGAATGAGCGGCTCCCTCGCGATCGGCGCGACGCCTACGTGGCCGAGATGGCGATCGTCGCCGAACGACTGGGGTCGGAGCCCCCACCGCGCAGCGAGGCCGAACTCGCGGAGTGTCTCCGACGCTTCCGGGCCGAATGCCGAGGCTCTCGACAGAGTCGGGACGCCACCCGCTTCCTGTTGAACCCTCCGGTCAATCTCGTCGCCCGACCGGCTTACGGCATCATCACCGCCGCGGCGATCGGACTGCTTCCTGGGTGGTCCCGGCGGCAGCTCCTGCTTCCGACCGTGCCACTCGTCGACCCGCTCGCCGTGCAGCCGGCGGCGAAGGTACTGATGGCTACGATCGGCTGGCTGATGGGCGACGACGACCAGCGACGCCTACCCTCCGAACGTGCAGCTCCATGA
- a CDS encoding response regulator yields the protein MVAILLATDSDALFEEVDAALASDDVSVMRVTAGADVLRVVEVKSPDLVLLDMQIGNQGGIATCIALRQEEGFDRLAHRPVALLLDRAADVYVAGQSGAEGWLVKPIDPLRLSRMVSALLAGQTHYEGVVASA from the coding sequence GTGGTTGCGATCCTTCTTGCTACTGATTCTGATGCGCTGTTCGAAGAGGTCGATGCGGCGCTGGCCAGCGACGACGTCAGCGTGATGCGCGTCACCGCCGGCGCCGACGTGCTGCGGGTGGTCGAGGTCAAGTCACCGGATCTCGTCCTCCTCGACATGCAGATCGGCAATCAGGGTGGCATCGCCACCTGCATCGCCCTCCGCCAGGAAGAGGGCTTCGACCGCCTCGCCCATCGACCGGTCGCCCTCCTGCTCGATCGAGCCGCCGATGTCTACGTGGCCGGCCAGTCCGGCGCCGAAGGCTGGCTCGTGAAGCCGATCGACCCCCTTCGCCTCAGCCGGATGGTCAGCGCACTCCTCGCCGGGCAGACGCACTACGAAGGCGTCGTCGCCAGCGCCTGA
- a CDS encoding STAS domain-containing protein, with protein MLEIHIEENDDYTLCRPSGELDAYSVGAFREALGKLAGEQRLLIDLSSVPFMDSAGLGALIGGIRKTREANGSVAVACDRTTITRLLHTTGFDRIVPVADSLEEALEALDQADDD; from the coding sequence GTGCTCGAGATCCATATCGAAGAGAACGACGACTACACCCTCTGCCGCCCCTCGGGAGAGCTCGACGCCTACAGCGTCGGCGCGTTTCGTGAAGCGCTCGGCAAGCTCGCCGGCGAGCAGCGTCTCCTGATCGATCTGTCATCGGTGCCGTTCATGGATTCGGCCGGCCTCGGTGCCTTGATCGGTGGCATTCGCAAGACCCGCGAAGCGAACGGCTCGGTGGCGGTGGCCTGTGACCGCACCACCATCACCCGCCTGCTCCACACCACGGGGTTCGATCGCATCGTGCCGGTGGCCGACTCGCTCGAAGAGGCGCTCGAAGCCCTCGATCAGGCCGACGACGACTGA
- a CDS encoding ArsA-related P-loop ATPase, protein MSVALDRLTTPTIVCLGPGGVGKTSMSAAIGVALAHTGKRVVVLTIDPARRLADAMGLDEQLGNEPQQIKGPWSGELWASMLDPAATFEQVITEQAPTPAQAKRILTNRLFANLATSLSGTGEYMATERLHALGNDDRFDVVVVDTPPSRHAFDFLDAPGRLTRFIDHPLYRHVLAPRRGLLRAVSKANQLAVRTVSRIVGADLLGEVVDFFSLFDGMDDGFRDRARLVDQHLSGVDTAYVLVASARFQAVEEAEWIANNLTKRDRSISLLLVNRVIPRHFATASVLADETVPPPVRQNLADLRRQIDDETRLSDQLGDATGGAPRCTIPQQPKAVSDLGGLLALASHLAEDQSSSA, encoded by the coding sequence ATGAGTGTGGCGCTCGATCGCCTCACCACCCCCACGATCGTCTGCCTGGGGCCGGGCGGCGTCGGGAAGACCTCGATGTCGGCCGCCATCGGCGTTGCCCTCGCTCACACCGGCAAGCGGGTCGTCGTGCTCACCATCGATCCCGCACGTCGCCTGGCCGACGCCATGGGCCTCGACGAGCAGCTCGGCAACGAACCCCAACAGATCAAGGGCCCCTGGTCGGGTGAGTTGTGGGCGTCGATGCTCGACCCTGCGGCCACGTTCGAACAGGTGATCACCGAACAGGCCCCGACCCCCGCCCAAGCCAAGCGGATCCTCACCAACCGACTGTTCGCCAACCTCGCCACCTCGCTCTCGGGAACCGGCGAATACATGGCGACCGAGCGGCTCCACGCGCTCGGCAACGACGACCGTTTCGACGTCGTCGTCGTCGACACCCCACCTTCACGTCACGCCTTCGACTTCCTCGACGCACCCGGGCGACTCACGAGGTTCATCGACCACCCGCTCTACCGTCACGTGCTCGCACCTCGACGAGGTCTGCTGCGCGCCGTGTCCAAGGCCAACCAGCTGGCGGTGCGCACCGTGTCGCGCATCGTCGGCGCCGACCTGCTCGGCGAGGTCGTCGACTTCTTCTCGCTGTTCGACGGCATGGACGACGGGTTCCGGGACCGTGCTCGCCTCGTCGACCAGCATCTATCCGGCGTCGACACCGCCTACGTGCTCGTCGCCTCGGCCCGGTTCCAGGCGGTCGAGGAAGCCGAGTGGATCGCCAACAATCTCACCAAACGGGACCGCTCGATCTCGCTCCTCCTCGTCAACCGAGTGATCCCCCGGCACTTCGCCACCGCCTCGGTTCTCGCCGACGAGACGGTCCCTCCGCCCGTCCGCCAGAACCTGGCCGACCTTCGCCGGCAGATCGATGACGAGACGCGCCTGTCAGACCAACTCGGCGACGCCACGGGGGGCGCGCCGCGATGCACGATTCCGCAGCAGCCGAAAGCTGTCAGCGACCTTGGCGGATTGCTGGCGTTGGCCAGCCACCTCGCCGAGGATCAGTCGTCGTCGGCCTGA